From the genome of Chania multitudinisentens RB-25, one region includes:
- the araH gene encoding L-arabinose ABC transporter permease AraH yields MSTITTHSVKNRSGQGLARIWDSYGMLVVFAVLFIACAVFVPNFGSFINMKGLGLAISMSGMVACGMLFCLASGDFDLSVASVIACAGVTAAVVINMTESLWIGVTAGLLLGVLSGLINGLVIARLKINALITTLATMQIFRGLAYIISDGKAVGIEDERFFMLGNTNWLGLPAPIWITVVCLILFGFLLNKTTFGRNTLAIGGNEEAARLAGVPVVRTKIIIFVLSGLVSAAAGIILASRMTSGQPMTSIGYELIVISACVLGGVSLKGGIGKISYVIAGVLILGTVENAMNLLNISPFSQYVVRGVILLAAVIFDRYKQKAKHTV; encoded by the coding sequence ATGTCGACGATAACCACTCATTCGGTAAAAAACCGCAGCGGCCAAGGGCTGGCAAGGATCTGGGACAGCTACGGCATGCTGGTGGTTTTTGCGGTGCTGTTTATTGCCTGTGCGGTGTTTGTGCCGAATTTTGGCAGTTTTATCAATATGAAAGGTCTGGGTTTGGCGATCTCCATGTCCGGCATGGTGGCCTGTGGCATGTTGTTCTGCCTGGCTTCCGGTGATTTCGATCTCTCGGTTGCTTCGGTGATTGCCTGCGCGGGGGTCACCGCCGCCGTGGTGATCAATATGACCGAAAGCCTGTGGATCGGCGTAACGGCGGGCTTATTGCTGGGTGTGCTCTCTGGGCTGATTAACGGTTTGGTGATCGCCCGGCTGAAAATCAACGCCTTGATCACCACGCTGGCGACCATGCAGATTTTCCGTGGATTAGCCTACATCATTTCCGACGGTAAAGCGGTGGGCATTGAGGATGAGCGCTTCTTTATGTTGGGCAATACCAACTGGCTGGGGCTGCCAGCACCGATCTGGATCACCGTAGTTTGCCTGATTTTGTTTGGTTTTTTGCTGAACAAAACCACCTTTGGCCGTAATACCCTGGCGATTGGCGGCAATGAAGAAGCGGCTCGCTTGGCTGGGGTGCCGGTGGTGCGCACCAAAATTATCATCTTTGTGCTTTCTGGGCTGGTGTCTGCGGCGGCGGGTATTATTCTGGCTTCACGGATGACCAGCGGCCAGCCGATGACCTCTATTGGCTATGAGCTGATCGTGATTTCGGCCTGTGTGCTGGGGGGCGTTTCGCTCAAAGGCGGGATCGGCAAGATTTCCTACGTGATTGCCGGGGTGTTGATTCTGGGAACGGTGGAAAATGCCATGAACCTGCTGAATATCTCGCCGTTCTCGCAATATGTGGTACGCGGAGTGATCCTATTGGCGGCGGTGATTTTTGACCGTTACAAACAGAAAGCCAAGCACACCGTG